One Pseudomonas fluorescens genomic region harbors:
- a CDS encoding alpha/beta hydrolase — translation MAGTLRPWFGALIGGLLLLGLGGCSPVGLLNALTPQASFTRTAGIAYGEDPRQKLDVYVPRHPLDDAPVVLFFYGGSWNSGVREDYTFVGEALASQGIVAVIADYRLYPQVRYPLFLEDGALAVAWARTHISTFSGNPQRLYLMGHSSGAYNAAMLALDPRLLAAVGMSTRDLSGWIGLAGPYDFLPIENPDVRPVFFWPDSPAQSQPINQVRRGAPPALLIAATEDELVNPTRNTGGLAKKLREAQVPVQDLYYSRPGHVTLVAALSRPLRHLAPVLEQIVGFIKHTPGQ, via the coding sequence ATGGCAGGTACACTCCGACCCTGGTTCGGCGCATTGATCGGCGGGCTGTTGTTGCTTGGCCTTGGCGGTTGCTCGCCGGTCGGGCTGCTCAATGCGCTGACCCCGCAGGCGTCCTTCACCCGCACCGCCGGGATTGCCTATGGTGAGGATCCGCGGCAGAAGCTCGACGTTTATGTCCCCCGGCATCCGCTCGATGACGCGCCGGTAGTGCTGTTTTTTTACGGTGGCAGCTGGAACAGTGGCGTGCGCGAGGATTACACCTTCGTCGGCGAGGCATTGGCCTCGCAGGGGATTGTCGCGGTCATCGCTGACTATCGGCTGTATCCGCAAGTGCGCTATCCATTGTTTCTTGAGGACGGCGCACTTGCTGTGGCGTGGGCCCGCACCCACATCTCCACGTTTTCCGGCAACCCGCAGCGCTTGTATCTGATGGGCCACAGCTCTGGCGCCTACAACGCGGCGATGCTGGCGCTGGACCCGCGGCTGCTGGCAGCGGTGGGCATGTCGACGAGGGATCTCAGTGGCTGGATCGGTCTGGCCGGGCCGTACGATTTTCTGCCGATCGAGAACCCCGACGTGCGCCCGGTGTTTTTCTGGCCGGACTCACCGGCGCAATCGCAGCCAATCAATCAGGTCCGTCGGGGTGCGCCGCCAGCCTTGCTGATCGCCGCGACCGAGGATGAATTGGTCAACCCGACACGCAACACCGGCGGCCTCGCGAAAAAACTGCGCGAGGCGCAGGTGCCGGTGCAGGACCTGTATTACTCGCGCCCCGGCCACGTGACGCTGGTGGCGGCATTGTCGCGGCCGTTGCGGCACCTGGCGCCTGTGCTGGAGCAAATCGTCGGTTTCATCAAGCACACGCCGGGTCAGTGA
- a CDS encoding MATE family efflux transporter gives MSNLITDWRDRSTHRKVWALAAPMILSNISVPLVALVDSTVVGHLPHAHQLGAVAVGASLYTFLAWAMGFLRMGTTGFAAQAAGRSDGAALRQILLQGLLLAMGLALVLGTLGVPLSGVALHFMQPSAELDQLTRDFFHTRLFGLPAALASYALVGWFLGTQNARAPLAILLTTNLINIALNLWFVIGLDWGVVGSARASVIAEWSGALLGLLLTRKALRAYPGHIVWAALQRWQSWRPLLAVNRDIFIRSLALQSVFFMITVQGARLGDATVAANALLLNGLLLTAHALDGLAHAVEALCGHAIGARDRLALRRSLVIAGGWSLIASLGFAALFMLAGHLFIEMQTDIQSVRETAFIYLPYLAVLPLIAVWSYLLDGLFIGATRAREMRNGMLLTVALLLPFAWALQALGNHGLWLSFLLFMVLRSLTLGAIAWYLKRSDGWFSGAAH, from the coding sequence ATGTCCAACCTGATTACCGACTGGCGCGATCGCTCGACCCATCGCAAGGTCTGGGCGCTCGCCGCGCCGATGATCCTGTCGAATATTTCCGTACCGCTGGTGGCGCTTGTCGACAGTACCGTTGTCGGCCATTTGCCCCATGCCCATCAATTGGGCGCCGTAGCGGTCGGCGCCAGCCTGTACACGTTTCTTGCCTGGGCCATGGGCTTCCTGCGCATGGGCACCACCGGATTCGCCGCGCAAGCCGCCGGACGTAGCGACGGTGCGGCGCTGCGCCAGATTCTCTTGCAGGGTTTACTGCTGGCGATGGGCCTGGCGCTGGTCTTGGGCACGCTCGGCGTACCGCTCAGCGGCGTTGCGCTGCACTTCATGCAACCGTCTGCGGAGCTCGATCAACTGACTCGCGACTTCTTCCATACGCGGTTGTTTGGCCTGCCGGCAGCGCTCGCCAGTTACGCATTGGTCGGCTGGTTTCTCGGTACGCAAAACGCCCGGGCGCCGCTGGCGATTCTGCTGACCACCAATCTGATCAACATCGCGCTCAATCTGTGGTTCGTCATCGGTCTGGATTGGGGTGTGGTCGGTTCGGCGCGCGCCTCGGTGATTGCCGAGTGGAGCGGCGCCCTGCTCGGCTTGCTGCTGACGCGCAAGGCCTTGCGCGCATATCCGGGGCACATCGTCTGGGCGGCGTTACAGCGTTGGCAGAGCTGGCGTCCGTTGCTGGCGGTCAATCGCGACATCTTCATCCGCAGCCTGGCGCTGCAATCGGTGTTTTTCATGATCACCGTTCAGGGCGCGCGGCTCGGCGATGCGACGGTCGCTGCCAATGCGCTGCTGCTCAACGGCTTGCTGCTCACCGCACACGCACTGGACGGTCTGGCTCATGCGGTTGAAGCGTTATGCGGCCATGCCATCGGCGCCCGGGACCGCCTGGCCTTGCGCCGCTCTCTGGTGATTGCCGGTGGCTGGTCACTGATTGCCAGTCTGGGCTTTGCCGCCCTGTTTATGCTGGCCGGGCATTTGTTCATCGAAATGCAGACAGATATCCAAAGTGTGCGCGAAACAGCCTTCATCTACTTGCCCTACCTCGCCGTGCTGCCTTTGATCGCTGTGTGGAGTTATCTGCTCGACGGCCTGTTCATCGGTGCTACCCGTGCGCGGGAAATGCGCAACGGCATGCTGCTGACCGTTGCCCTGCTCCTGCCGTTCGCCTGGGCGCTGCAAGCTCTGGGCAATCACGGGTTGTGGCTGTCGTTCCTGTTGTTCATGGTGTTGCGCAGCCTGACACTGGGCGCAATCGCCTGGTATCTCAAACGAAGCGATGGCTGGTTCAGCGGCGCCGCTCACTGA
- a CDS encoding MazG-like family protein — protein MNLVELTERLHAIRDRNDWRQFHSPKNLAMAASVEMSELVEIFQWLTEDQSRQLSADQLAHAGQEVGDIVLYLLLLCSELGLDMNEVVRAKLADSERRFS, from the coding sequence ATGAACCTTGTTGAACTGACCGAACGCCTGCACGCCATTCGCGATCGCAATGACTGGCGGCAATTTCACAGCCCGAAAAACCTCGCCATGGCCGCCAGCGTCGAGATGTCCGAACTGGTGGAAATCTTCCAGTGGCTGACGGAAGACCAGTCGCGCCAGTTGTCCGCCGACCAACTCGCCCACGCCGGCCAGGAAGTCGGCGATATCGTGCTGTACCTGTTGCTGCTGTGCAGCGAGCTGGGCCTGGACATGAATGAAGTGGTACGGGCCAAGCTCGCCGACAGCGAACGGCGGTTCAGCTGA
- a CDS encoding methyltransferase, translated as MSDRHFDQLATRFAEKIYGGAKGAIRLAVLQADLAEALPDRPLRVLDIGGGLGHMSLWLAERGHQVTFTEPAEPMLEGARQRFAEAGQTATFIQAPWQELPGQLPEPYDLVICHAVLEWLAEPHAILPVLHRLTKPGGWLSLAFYNRDALIYRNLLKGHFKKMRKNTMAGEKQSLTPQQPLDPRELATQLEGLWQVETQSGIRVFHDYMPVEFQARAELVDLLEMELAHRRHPSFAGLGRYLHWICRPV; from the coding sequence ATGAGCGACCGGCATTTCGATCAGTTGGCGACGCGTTTCGCCGAAAAAATCTATGGCGGCGCCAAAGGTGCGATTCGCCTCGCGGTGTTGCAGGCCGACCTCGCTGAAGCGTTGCCGGATCGCCCGCTGCGGGTGCTCGATATCGGCGGTGGTCTCGGTCACATGTCGCTGTGGCTCGCCGAGCGCGGCCATCAAGTGACCTTCACCGAACCGGCCGAACCGATGCTCGAAGGTGCGCGCCAGCGTTTCGCCGAAGCCGGACAAACCGCAACGTTCATCCAGGCGCCGTGGCAAGAACTGCCCGGCCAGCTCCCCGAACCGTATGACCTGGTGATCTGCCACGCCGTGCTCGAATGGCTGGCCGAACCCCACGCGATTCTGCCGGTGCTGCATCGACTGACCAAGCCCGGCGGCTGGTTGTCGCTGGCGTTCTACAACCGCGACGCGCTGATCTACCGCAATCTGCTCAAAGGCCATTTCAAGAAAATGCGCAAAAACACCATGGCCGGCGAAAAGCAGAGCCTGACCCCGCAGCAACCGCTCGATCCGCGGGAACTGGCAACGCAACTCGAAGGCCTGTGGCAGGTCGAAACCCAGAGCGGGATCCGGGTTTTCCACGACTACATGCCGGTGGAGTTCCAGGCCCGCGCCGAACTTGTGGATTTGCTCGAGATGGAGCTCGCTCACCGTCGCCACCCAAGCTTCGCCGGGCTTGGGCGTTATCTGCACTGGATCTGTCGGCCGGTCTGA
- a CDS encoding DUF4136 domain-containing protein, translated as MKAHCGLMLICLGLAACQGSNPYVAQSRPLPPAPPHAANTFDRSAYPAAPRDYGRYRSWAWLNGQLPPGTAWADSAQVAEAVSNALDQRGLRPLHDNRPADLLVSAQLSLQTRLRQERDDYGYYGGYGGYSGYDRYGRGYGMYNSVPIVRTYSEQVVVVQVDLFDAGTGQPVWSASAETGARGGQIERTDSIREAVEKALSAYPPS; from the coding sequence ATGAAAGCTCACTGCGGATTAATGCTGATCTGTCTGGGGTTGGCTGCCTGCCAGGGCAGCAACCCGTACGTGGCGCAGTCGCGGCCTTTGCCGCCAGCGCCGCCGCATGCTGCCAACACCTTTGACCGCAGCGCATATCCGGCAGCGCCGCGCGATTACGGGCGCTATCGCAGCTGGGCTTGGCTCAATGGCCAATTGCCGCCCGGCACGGCGTGGGCGGATTCGGCGCAGGTAGCCGAAGCCGTGAGCAATGCGCTGGATCAGCGTGGCCTGCGGCCGTTGCATGACAACCGTCCGGCTGATTTGTTGGTCAGCGCTCAATTGAGCCTGCAAACCCGCTTGCGCCAGGAGCGGGACGATTACGGCTACTACGGTGGATACGGCGGGTACAGCGGCTACGATCGTTACGGGCGCGGTTATGGCATGTATAACAGCGTGCCGATCGTGCGCACCTATTCGGAACAGGTCGTGGTTGTGCAGGTCGATCTGTTCGATGCCGGCACCGGCCAGCCAGTGTGGAGTGCCAGCGCTGAAACCGGGGCCCGAGGTGGTCAGATCGAACGCACCGATTCGATTCGCGAGGCTGTGGAAAAAGCCCTGTCGGCGTATCCTCCGAGTTAG
- a CDS encoding DUF4136 domain-containing protein, whose amino-acid sequence MLRRLALLAMAALLSACASNQVNHDFDASRDFAAYRSWSWKDPALQYRPDDPRIKSDLTEQRIRQSVADQLDQRGLRPAAAGAKADLSVQTYLIVEDRQQQVTTNYGGGWGGPWNGYWGAPMYNETRNITYKVATIQIDLLDGKDGKLVWRGSDEQMLASRPNPDDRSNAIRETVARILANYPPR is encoded by the coding sequence ATGTTGCGCCGTCTCGCTTTACTGGCCATGGCCGCGCTGCTTAGCGCCTGCGCTTCCAACCAGGTCAATCATGACTTCGATGCCAGCCGCGACTTCGCGGCTTATCGCAGTTGGAGCTGGAAAGATCCCGCCCTGCAATATCGCCCCGATGACCCGCGCATCAAGAGTGATCTGACCGAGCAACGCATCCGCCAGTCGGTCGCCGACCAGCTCGATCAACGTGGCTTGCGTCCTGCTGCGGCTGGTGCCAAGGCCGATTTGAGTGTGCAGACTTACCTGATCGTCGAGGATCGTCAGCAGCAAGTGACTACCAACTACGGCGGCGGGTGGGGTGGCCCGTGGAATGGCTATTGGGGCGCACCGATGTACAACGAAACGCGCAACATCACCTACAAGGTCGCGACCATTCAGATCGACTTGCTCGACGGCAAGGACGGCAAACTGGTCTGGCGTGGCAGCGATGAGCAGATGCTTGCCAGCCGCCCGAACCCGGACGATCGCAGCAATGCGATTCGCGAGACCGTCGCCCGGATCCTCGCCAACTATCCACCACGCTAA
- a CDS encoding TadG family pilus assembly protein → MSPRPQLNGPTRQRGAIGLMAALTLGLALTCMVLVVDSGRLYMEQRRLQRVVDVAALESISRGGDCLTGASASAYAAASAARNSFDVTQGSTLAVTCGTVQTAPNNLRTFGADASKKEAIRVVATHVVPTSVAAALYGLFSPGSVAATTRLSATAVGAAAILPPQAQLTLGSTLVSVDASKSAALNALFGQMLGGNLNLSVAGWQGLVNSQINLLSYLNQLAIDVNVQAGNYSQLLSQNIQVTQLIDTAITVLTKGGTTTSVAVDGLLGLKAAVSGTAVTLGQLLQMQTGATSAALNANLQVFQLLEAVVQVANSQNAATATVPLSIPGLVNGSVKVKVIQPPQLTAVGNPMLAKADPMGANRIYVKTAQVRTLISLNLPVLSNVAGLASAITSTPLVGGLTDTLNNLLHLNIAGTLNSLFCTLGGTCQRTHLQILPTSTIDVLLEVAAADSHVTDFNCSSDATRSLTTQTNSSLVKLKVGRIDPANAFSAVADVPVLPLALIDVGVITCTIPLLGLGQPSCDANSRKAFYGGGLGVKVDTSVASTQNVHTYSQPPEIKQPPLNYSFGTQGLVNSLKGTLSGVQVQAYKPTGSSLLGGLLATTADVLAGVNSTLGVAIDNLLSPVLDPILDGLLANLGITLNKVDVGANLSCRPPGQPTLVI, encoded by the coding sequence ATGTCGCCTCGTCCGCAATTGAACGGCCCGACGCGACAGCGAGGGGCGATTGGCTTGATGGCTGCGCTGACCTTGGGTCTGGCGCTGACGTGCATGGTGCTGGTGGTCGACAGTGGTCGGTTGTACATGGAACAGCGCCGCTTGCAGCGGGTGGTCGACGTCGCCGCACTAGAGTCGATTTCCCGTGGTGGCGATTGCCTGACGGGCGCCAGCGCCAGCGCATACGCTGCCGCCAGTGCGGCGCGCAACAGCTTCGACGTCACGCAAGGATCAACCCTCGCCGTAACCTGCGGCACCGTGCAAACCGCACCGAACAACCTGCGCACTTTTGGCGCTGATGCCAGCAAAAAAGAAGCGATCAGAGTGGTCGCCACCCACGTCGTGCCGACCAGTGTCGCCGCCGCGCTGTACGGCTTGTTTTCTCCAGGAAGTGTTGCTGCGACAACCCGGCTAAGCGCCACCGCGGTTGGCGCCGCCGCCATTCTGCCGCCGCAAGCCCAGCTGACGCTCGGCAGTACGCTGGTCAGCGTAGACGCGAGCAAATCGGCCGCGCTCAATGCGTTGTTCGGGCAAATGCTTGGCGGCAATCTCAACCTCAGCGTCGCCGGTTGGCAAGGCCTGGTGAACTCGCAGATCAATCTCCTAAGTTATCTCAATCAGTTGGCCATCGACGTGAATGTCCAGGCCGGCAATTACAGTCAACTGTTGAGCCAGAACATTCAGGTCACTCAACTGATTGACACCGCCATCACCGTGTTGACCAAGGGCGGCACCACCACCAGTGTGGCGGTCGACGGCCTGCTCGGACTGAAAGCGGCGGTCAGCGGCACGGCAGTGACGCTCGGCCAATTGCTGCAGATGCAGACTGGTGCCACATCGGCGGCGCTCAATGCCAACCTGCAGGTGTTCCAGTTGCTCGAAGCGGTGGTGCAAGTTGCCAACAGCCAGAACGCTGCAACAGCGACAGTGCCATTGAGCATTCCGGGGCTGGTCAATGGCTCGGTGAAGGTCAAAGTCATTCAGCCCCCGCAGCTCACAGCCGTCGGCAACCCGATGCTGGCCAAGGCCGATCCCATGGGCGCCAATCGCATCTACGTGAAAACTGCGCAGGTGCGCACATTGATCTCGCTCAACCTGCCGGTGCTGTCCAACGTGGCCGGGCTTGCCAGCGCTATTACCAGTACGCCGCTGGTGGGCGGGCTGACAGATACGCTGAACAATCTGTTGCACCTGAATATCGCCGGTACGCTGAACTCGTTGTTCTGCACGTTGGGGGGCACCTGTCAGCGCACCCATTTGCAGATACTGCCCACGTCCACCATCGATGTCTTGCTGGAGGTCGCGGCCGCCGACAGCCATGTCACCGATTTCAACTGTTCGAGCGACGCGACACGGAGCCTGACCACGCAGACCAACTCCTCGCTGGTGAAACTCAAGGTGGGCAGAATCGACCCGGCCAATGCGTTCTCTGCGGTGGCGGATGTTCCCGTGCTCCCCTTGGCCCTGATTGACGTCGGGGTCATCACCTGCACCATCCCCCTGCTCGGTCTGGGCCAGCCCAGCTGTGATGCGAACTCGCGCAAAGCGTTCTACGGCGGAGGTCTGGGCGTGAAAGTCGACACCTCGGTGGCCAGCACGCAGAACGTCCACACCTATAGTCAGCCTCCGGAAATCAAGCAGCCGCCGCTCAACTACAGTTTCGGCACGCAAGGTTTGGTCAATAGCCTCAAAGGCACCTTGAGCGGGGTTCAGGTTCAGGCCTACAAACCCACCGGTTCGAGCCTGCTCGGCGGTTTGCTGGCGACCACCGCTGACGTGCTGGCGGGCGTCAACAGTACGCTTGGCGTGGCCATCGACAACTTGCTCAGTCCGGTACTCGACCCGATCCTTGACGGCTTGCTCGCCAACCTCGGCATCACCTTGAACAAGGTCGACGTCGGCGCCAACCTGAGCTGCCGCCCACCCGGCCAACCGACGCTGGTGATCTAA
- a CDS encoding ATP-binding protein, translating into MNSADKLLARLLNRPSDTPQTPGVAAVSGVGLQVYLDSDGYVSHFDGPLRHSLAQPVSSKAAAPLSEYLLPHSRLTVEGRPADWQGQLLDLDFVSLAGPPLQVRGWVQARADGWILQLLDIGDLLSERQHARSREQCQRLATQIRDQLRLGSVARLPEVLHEQLQRLSQYLHIPSLALVLLDEQSQGWQVHQHYAAPGAVQLWRDQQFLGTALDSLNGALPQRLLAHEQPRLSALIGPNEAFAVPYRDAQGVAAWLLCAGYNAAKQAPDVGDSDWLLLAAAAVAPLLERLREHRHQLQQERLETLQALLGTGWWEVDSASAAVQLAPTLAQSLGLPQERIPLEDWFSLVHRADRAELRSHLQALEDDGTPLELCVRLQTAEQPIPLWYRLQGRALGTGAERRLAGFMLDISDIKNQQQQAAAAHARLDNLIASSPAVIYVQRYDQGALQPTFFSASLQPLLGWSLADCADGRLVEHVHPEDRPRYFERTRQLLREGSVSARYRVIDRQGQAHWLLDEAKLLRDDLGLPVEAVGLWLDVTDATLAAEQVKASEERYRMLVEDSPAMICRYRPDLTLTFGNRPLATYLECGPEQLPGVDLGNWMSAEQREAFVQRLAQLTPELPVSTAEINLRLPGREHAWWVWSDRGVFDEHGRLLEVQAVGRDNTEVRRAQQQLTQSAKMATLGEMATGLAHEINQPLNVMRMAIVNVLKRLSNGDAQIDYLTDKLKRIDAQVQRAARVVDHMRVFGRRSEIEQHPFNPLDAIDGTLSLLAEGLRGKGVELRIKEAEFQTEVRGYVDQLEQVLINLMVNARDALLSKREANRDLQPWIALHAERDEHVVRLWVEDNGGGIDPRLLERIFEPFFTTKPVGVGTGLGLSVSYGIIENMGGRLTVRNGEEGARFCIELPIVSND; encoded by the coding sequence TTGAATTCCGCCGACAAGTTGCTCGCTCGCCTGCTCAATCGACCTTCGGACACACCACAGACCCCGGGCGTCGCGGCAGTATCCGGCGTCGGTCTGCAGGTGTATCTGGACAGCGATGGCTACGTCAGTCATTTCGACGGGCCGTTGCGCCACTCGCTCGCGCAGCCCGTCTCCAGCAAAGCTGCGGCGCCGCTTTCGGAATATTTATTGCCGCACAGTCGCTTGACGGTGGAAGGTCGACCAGCCGACTGGCAAGGGCAGCTGCTCGACCTCGATTTCGTCAGCCTCGCGGGCCCACCGTTGCAGGTGCGCGGCTGGGTACAGGCGCGAGCTGACGGCTGGATTTTGCAGTTGCTGGACATCGGTGACCTGCTCAGCGAACGCCAGCACGCGCGCAGCCGTGAACAATGTCAGCGGCTGGCCACACAGATCCGCGATCAGTTGCGCCTCGGCAGCGTCGCCCGCTTGCCGGAGGTTCTGCACGAACAGTTGCAGCGGCTGAGCCAGTATTTGCATATCCCCAGCCTGGCGCTGGTGTTGCTCGACGAGCAAAGCCAAGGCTGGCAGGTTCATCAGCATTATGCGGCGCCGGGCGCAGTGCAGCTGTGGCGCGATCAGCAATTTCTGGGCACTGCGCTCGACAGCCTGAATGGTGCGCTGCCACAACGTTTGCTGGCGCATGAGCAGCCGCGCCTGAGTGCGCTGATCGGTCCGAATGAGGCGTTTGCCGTGCCTTACCGCGATGCCCAAGGCGTGGCGGCGTGGTTGCTCTGCGCAGGTTACAACGCCGCGAAACAGGCGCCTGACGTCGGCGATTCCGACTGGCTGCTATTGGCCGCTGCGGCAGTCGCGCCGTTGCTCGAGCGTCTGCGCGAGCATCGACATCAGCTGCAACAGGAACGTCTGGAAACCTTGCAAGCGTTGCTCGGCACCGGTTGGTGGGAAGTCGACAGTGCCAGCGCCGCGGTGCAACTGGCGCCGACACTGGCGCAAAGTCTGGGTTTGCCGCAAGAGCGGATTCCGCTCGAGGACTGGTTCAGCCTCGTGCATCGTGCCGACCGCGCGGAACTGCGCAGCCATTTGCAAGCCTTGGAGGATGACGGCACACCGCTGGAGTTGTGCGTGCGCCTGCAAACCGCGGAGCAACCGATACCGCTGTGGTATCGCCTGCAAGGCCGGGCGCTGGGCACTGGCGCCGAACGCCGACTGGCGGGATTCATGCTCGACATCAGCGACATCAAGAACCAACAGCAGCAGGCCGCCGCCGCCCATGCGCGGCTGGACAACCTGATCGCCAGCTCGCCTGCGGTGATTTATGTCCAGCGCTACGATCAAGGGGCGCTGCAGCCCACCTTCTTCAGCGCCAGTCTGCAACCATTGCTCGGCTGGAGTCTTGCCGATTGTGCCGATGGCCGACTGGTGGAACACGTGCATCCCGAAGACCGTCCGCGCTATTTCGAGCGCACGCGTCAGTTGTTGCGCGAGGGTTCGGTGAGCGCTCGTTATCGCGTTATCGACCGTCAGGGCCAGGCGCACTGGCTGCTCGACGAAGCCAAGCTGTTGCGCGACGATCTTGGCCTGCCCGTCGAAGCGGTGGGCCTGTGGCTCGACGTTACTGACGCGACGCTCGCTGCCGAACAGGTCAAGGCCAGCGAAGAGCGTTACCGGATGCTCGTCGAAGATTCCCCGGCGATGATTTGCCGCTACCGCCCAGACCTGACGCTGACCTTTGGCAACCGGCCGCTGGCGACCTATCTGGAGTGCGGGCCGGAGCAATTGCCCGGCGTCGATCTGGGCAACTGGATGTCTGCCGAACAACGCGAAGCGTTCGTCCAGCGCCTGGCGCAACTGACGCCGGAACTGCCAGTGAGTACCGCCGAAATCAACCTGCGCCTGCCCGGGCGCGAGCATGCATGGTGGGTCTGGTCGGATCGCGGCGTGTTTGACGAGCACGGGCGCCTGCTTGAAGTGCAAGCGGTGGGCCGCGACAACACCGAAGTGCGCCGCGCGCAGCAGCAACTGACGCAAAGCGCGAAGATGGCCACCCTCGGTGAAATGGCCACCGGCCTGGCTCACGAGATCAATCAGCCGCTGAACGTGATGCGCATGGCGATCGTCAATGTGCTCAAGCGCTTGAGCAACGGTGATGCGCAGATTGACTATCTGACCGACAAACTCAAGCGCATCGACGCGCAGGTGCAACGGGCGGCGCGCGTGGTCGATCACATGCGCGTGTTCGGCCGCCGCTCGGAAATCGAACAGCACCCCTTCAACCCCCTCGATGCCATCGACGGCACGCTCTCGCTATTGGCCGAGGGCCTGCGTGGCAAAGGCGTTGAGTTGCGGATCAAAGAAGCCGAGTTCCAGACTGAGGTGCGCGGTTATGTCGATCAGCTCGAGCAAGTGCTGATCAACCTGATGGTCAATGCCCGCGACGCACTGTTGAGCAAACGTGAGGCCAACCGCGACTTGCAGCCGTGGATCGCCCTGCATGCCGAGCGCGATGAGCATGTCGTGCGGCTGTGGGTCGAGGACAACGGCGGCGGCATCGACCCGCGGTTGCTGGAACGTATTTTCGAACCGTTTTTCACCACCAAACCGGTGGGCGTCGGCACCGGCCTGGGCTTGTCGGTGAGCTACGGCATCATCGAAAACATGGGCGGGCGCCTGACCGTACGCAATGGCGAGGAAGGCGCACGGTTCTGCATCGAATTGCCGATTGTGTCGAACGATTAG
- a CDS encoding TadE/TadG family type IV pilus assembly protein translates to MKTALPRKQKGAVAIEFALVFVIFFAVFYGLVSYSLPLLLMQSFNESTAEAVRRSVALDPATANYPAAVTATARTELTRQLAWLPGALNFNAAADSTVTYVGGVLTVTINYPTSKLNQALPFLVLPGIGSVPRLPATLRASSSLQF, encoded by the coding sequence ATGAAAACCGCCCTCCCCCGCAAGCAAAAAGGCGCTGTCGCGATTGAATTCGCATTGGTCTTCGTGATCTTTTTTGCCGTGTTCTATGGCCTGGTCAGCTACAGCTTGCCGCTGTTGCTGATGCAGTCATTCAACGAATCGACGGCTGAAGCGGTGCGCCGCAGTGTCGCGCTTGATCCGGCCACTGCCAACTACCCCGCCGCCGTCACAGCCACCGCCAGAACCGAGCTGACCCGGCAATTGGCCTGGCTTCCCGGCGCCTTGAACTTCAATGCCGCCGCGGACAGTACCGTCACCTATGTCGGTGGCGTGCTCACCGTGACCATCAACTATCCCACCAGCAAGTTGAATCAGGCGCTGCCGTTTCTGGTGTTGCCGGGGATTGGTTCGGTGCCGCGCCTGCCCGCCACTTTGCGCGCCTCGTCGAGCCTGCAGTTTTGA
- a CDS encoding prepilin peptidase has product MHGFVLLVWLTLCAAQDARQRHISNALTLGGGGLALGYLLWTGNTWLGAEATQAAWAFLLALALTLPGYVLKRFGAGDVKLMTALALATDGTHLLGAFIGAALSSVLWIVLVPKIWPHMSQGLREHLRYLAPAMSKKLPFAAFVLAGTALTLIWIH; this is encoded by the coding sequence ATGCATGGCTTTGTCTTACTGGTCTGGCTGACACTTTGCGCGGCGCAGGATGCCCGCCAACGGCACATCAGCAACGCGCTGACGTTGGGCGGTGGCGGTTTGGCGTTGGGGTATCTGCTGTGGACCGGCAACACCTGGCTTGGCGCCGAAGCCACACAGGCTGCCTGGGCGTTTTTGCTGGCGCTCGCGCTAACCCTTCCCGGATATGTGCTCAAACGTTTTGGCGCAGGCGATGTGAAATTAATGACAGCTCTGGCGCTTGCGACGGACGGCACGCATTTGCTCGGCGCATTTATCGGTGCCGCGCTCTCCAGTGTTTTGTGGATAGTGCTGGTGCCAAAAATCTGGCCGCATATGAGTCAAGGGCTTAGAGAACATCTTCGATATCTGGCGCCTGCAATGTCAAAAAAGCTGCCATTTGCGGCCTTCGTGCTGGCGGGAACAGCGCTGACGTTGATTTGGATCCACTAG